Proteins encoded together in one Pseudomonas arsenicoxydans window:
- a CDS encoding DMT family transporter → MSATRRSADGFALQVMIGLCLIWGVQQVMIKWAAPDIAPVMQAAGRSGISALLVGLLICWKGGWDQVGSTWRGGLLAGALFGLEFFFISEGLQLTTAAHMSVFLYTAPIFTALGVHWLLPSERLRPVQWLGIFLAFVGIAVAFAGGVSWDNLDHRMLMGDALGVLAGASWGATTVVVRASRLSEAPVTLTLFYQLIVGFVGLLLIAVLSGQVTHVSLTTLAVASVLFQGLVVSFFSYLTWFWLLRRYLAANLAVFSFMTPLFGVTFGVVLLGEELSLNFIIGAVLVLLGITFVSAEQWVRRRLRKALGQH, encoded by the coding sequence GTGAGCGCCACCCGGCGTAGCGCCGATGGATTTGCCCTGCAAGTGATGATCGGGTTGTGCCTGATCTGGGGCGTGCAACAGGTCATGATCAAGTGGGCGGCGCCCGATATTGCACCGGTGATGCAAGCGGCGGGGCGGTCAGGTATTTCCGCGTTGCTTGTAGGACTGTTGATCTGCTGGAAGGGCGGCTGGGATCAGGTCGGTAGCACTTGGCGTGGCGGGTTGCTGGCGGGAGCATTGTTCGGACTGGAGTTCTTCTTCATCTCCGAAGGTTTGCAACTGACCACGGCCGCGCACATGTCGGTGTTCCTTTACACCGCGCCCATCTTCACCGCGTTGGGCGTGCACTGGCTGCTGCCCAGTGAGCGTTTGAGGCCGGTGCAGTGGCTGGGGATTTTCCTCGCGTTCGTCGGGATCGCCGTTGCCTTTGCCGGCGGCGTGTCCTGGGACAACCTCGATCACCGCATGTTGATGGGCGATGCGTTGGGCGTGCTGGCGGGTGCCTCCTGGGGAGCGACCACAGTGGTGGTGCGTGCCTCGCGACTGTCGGAGGCGCCCGTCACCCTGACCCTGTTTTATCAACTGATCGTCGGATTCGTCGGCCTGCTGCTGATCGCGGTGCTCAGTGGCCAGGTCACCCATGTCAGCCTGACCACCTTGGCGGTGGCGAGCGTGCTGTTTCAGGGATTGGTGGTGTCGTTCTTCAGCTACCTGACATGGTTCTGGCTGCTGCGCCGTTACCTGGCGGCGAACCTGGCAGTTTTTTCGTTCATGACGCCGCTGTTCGGCGTCACGTTCGGCGTGGTGCTGCTGGGTGAGGAATTGAGCCTCAACTTCATCATCGGCGCCGTGCTGGTGTTGCTCGGCATCACCTTTGTCAGCGCTGAGCAGTGGGTGCGCCGTCGTTTGCGCAAAGCCCTTGGGCAGCACTGA
- a CDS encoding MFS transporter, with protein sequence MSPLIRLSASFIALMMAMGIGRFALTPQMPHLLSEGQIDLTAAGLIAAANYLGYFVGAVDAMFSRRPEQVRRRLLGGLWLCVLLTLASFWANGFWSHLVLRFGTGVASAWVLVMITALSQPLAAAAGRPRLGALVFAGPGLGIFLTGLLALGSNLLGQTSATLWLVYAGVGLAMLLGILPFLPQPGASAPTVQHAATSGNRGIGRLGLIYGLYGLGYIIPATFLSQMASAQFHGQWQADLFWPCFGLASAIGVVLVSLRRQTANGTRHWLITTLWLQAAGVFACLLGSGPGLALGVILCGTPFLACMQLVMQRSRELAPHATQRNAGLLTACFAVGQLCGPLLAALSSHFSGGLAPALVFAGSGLLIAGGLLLRPVSAAQGLCANDGAPTAQR encoded by the coding sequence ATGTCCCCTCTGATCCGCTTGTCCGCCAGTTTTATCGCCCTGATGATGGCCATGGGCATCGGGCGTTTCGCCCTCACCCCGCAAATGCCGCACTTGCTCAGCGAAGGTCAGATCGACCTGACCGCCGCCGGTCTGATTGCTGCGGCCAACTATCTTGGCTACTTCGTCGGCGCCGTGGATGCGATGTTCTCCCGTCGTCCCGAGCAGGTCCGGCGACGTCTGCTGGGAGGTTTGTGGCTGTGCGTACTCCTGACCTTGGCGTCGTTCTGGGCCAACGGTTTCTGGTCGCACCTGGTGTTGCGCTTCGGCACCGGCGTCGCCAGCGCGTGGGTGTTGGTGATGATTACGGCGTTGAGCCAGCCACTGGCCGCAGCGGCCGGACGTCCACGCCTGGGTGCTCTGGTATTTGCCGGACCGGGTCTGGGGATTTTTCTGACAGGGTTGTTGGCTTTGGGCTCGAACCTGCTGGGGCAGACCTCTGCCACCCTGTGGCTGGTGTATGCCGGTGTGGGGCTGGCGATGCTGCTTGGGATTCTGCCTTTTCTGCCGCAACCTGGCGCGAGTGCGCCCACCGTGCAACACGCCGCCACTTCGGGCAATCGAGGCATCGGCCGTTTGGGCTTGATCTACGGTTTGTACGGTTTGGGCTACATCATCCCGGCCACGTTCCTCTCGCAAATGGCCAGCGCACAGTTTCATGGCCAATGGCAGGCCGACCTGTTCTGGCCGTGCTTCGGCCTGGCGTCGGCCATCGGCGTGGTGCTGGTCAGCCTGCGTCGGCAAACCGCGAATGGCACGCGTCACTGGTTGATAACGACATTGTGGCTTCAGGCGGCCGGGGTTTTCGCCTGCCTGTTGGGCAGCGGTCCGGGCCTGGCATTGGGGGTGATCCTGTGCGGCACGCCGTTCCTGGCCTGCATGCAACTGGTGATGCAACGCTCCCGGGAGCTGGCGCCCCACGCCACCCAGCGCAATGCCGGGCTGCTGACCGCGTGCTTTGCCGTGGGCCAGCTCTGCGGGCCGTTGCTGGCGGCGCTGAGCAGCCACTTCAGTGGCGGATTGGCGCCAGCGCTGGTATTCGCCGGCAGCGGCCTGCTCATCGCCGGCGGGCTGTTACTGCGCCCGGTCAGTGCTGCCCAAGGGCTTTGCGCAAACGACGGCGCACCCACTGCTCAGCGCTGA
- the ptrR gene encoding putrescine utilization regulator PtrR — translation MEFSQLRIFQAVAQEGSITRAAERLHRVPSNLSTRLKQLEEQLGVELFVRERQRLQLSPAGKVLLDYTAKLFALRDEASAAVQGGQPAGDFVLGTMYSTAAIHLPGLLARYHRTYPAVNLQVQSGPSGELLEGLLTGRLDAALVDGPLELAGLDGVPLCDERLVLISEADHPPVRSARDVEGRSVFTFRQGCSYRMRLEAWFAHDHAAMGRAMEIESYPGMLACVIAGSGVALMSESMLASLPGRESVAVHPLAEPFASATTWLMWRKGMVGANLNAWIEQQQAVYPSTAFEDQAIA, via the coding sequence GTGGAATTCAGCCAATTACGGATCTTTCAGGCTGTCGCGCAGGAGGGCTCGATCACCCGCGCCGCCGAGCGTTTGCATCGGGTGCCGTCAAACCTGTCGACCCGGCTCAAACAACTTGAAGAGCAACTGGGCGTAGAACTTTTCGTCCGCGAGCGTCAGCGTTTGCAGTTATCGCCTGCCGGAAAAGTCCTTCTGGACTACACCGCCAAGCTGTTCGCCCTGCGTGATGAAGCCAGTGCGGCGGTGCAGGGCGGGCAACCGGCCGGGGATTTTGTGCTGGGCACCATGTACAGCACGGCGGCGATTCATCTGCCTGGGTTGTTGGCGCGTTATCACCGCACGTACCCGGCGGTGAACCTGCAGGTGCAGTCCGGGCCCAGCGGCGAATTGCTCGAAGGCTTGCTTACCGGTCGTCTCGATGCCGCGTTGGTGGATGGCCCGCTGGAGTTGGCGGGCCTGGACGGCGTGCCATTGTGCGACGAACGGTTGGTGCTGATCAGCGAGGCCGACCATCCGCCGGTGCGTAGCGCGCGGGATGTGGAAGGCCGGTCGGTGTTCACCTTTCGTCAGGGTTGTTCGTACCGGATGCGTCTGGAGGCCTGGTTTGCGCATGACCACGCCGCCATGGGCCGGGCGATGGAGATCGAGTCCTATCCGGGGATGCTCGCCTGTGTGATTGCGGGTTCAGGGGTGGCACTGATGTCGGAGTCGATGCTTGCCAGCCTGCCGGGCCGCGAAAGCGTGGCGGTACACCCGTTGGCCGAACCATTTGCCAGTGCAACCACCTGGCTGATGTGGCGCAAGGGCATGGTCGGGGCCAATCTGAATGCCTGGATCGAACAGCAGCAAGCGGTCTATCCATCGACAGCGTTTGAGGATCAGGCGATTGCTTGA
- a CDS encoding PA1414 family protein, whose translation MKEKIQNWLHDLGVALGLIEPPLQPVPIRTDDEQRRRQQRRR comes from the coding sequence ATGAAAGAGAAAATCCAAAACTGGCTGCACGATCTGGGTGTTGCACTCGGTTTGATCGAACCGCCTTTGCAACCTGTGCCTATTCGTACTGACGACGAACAACGCCGACGCCAGCAGCGCCGCCGGTAA
- a CDS encoding phosphopantetheine-containing protein, translating into MKRAAVRAAVHRFISRLLESQDDFDDNASLAQLGLDKEEIEELIFHLEDELGLTAFTAEEDQMLKTARTANDLSRFLIEIGRH; encoded by the coding sequence ATGAAAAGAGCCGCCGTTCGCGCCGCCGTGCATCGCTTTATCAGCCGCCTGCTGGAAAGTCAGGATGACTTCGACGACAACGCCAGCCTGGCGCAGTTGGGATTGGATAAAGAGGAAATCGAAGAGTTGATCTTCCATTTGGAAGATGAGCTGGGGTTGACGGCGTTTACGGCGGAAGAAGACCAGATGCTCAAGACCGCCCGGACGGCGAATGACCTGAGTCGGTTTTTGATCGAGATCGGGCGGCATTGA
- a CDS encoding MBL fold metallo-hydrolase, protein MKIVSRDQWFEVKQLSDGIRLIHEPYIRPFYRCNLWHIQGRDKDLLLDSGSGLVSLREQLPWITERPLVAVASHCHFDHIAGHHEFPERLVHPAEAQILAAPDGENTLSTAFVGDDMFEAHPDCPLCYAEYRVKAAPATGMIEEGDVLDLGNRVLQVLHTPGHSPGGISLYEAATETLFSGDIIYDGPLIEDAYHSDLDDYARSLQRLRELPIRTVHGGHFGSFSGEHLRTMIDEWQRSHA, encoded by the coding sequence ATGAAGATCGTCAGCCGCGACCAGTGGTTCGAAGTCAAACAGCTCAGTGACGGCATTCGGCTGATTCACGAGCCTTACATCCGGCCCTTCTACCGCTGCAATCTCTGGCACATTCAGGGCCGCGACAAAGACCTGTTGCTGGACAGCGGGTCCGGGTTGGTGAGCCTGCGCGAGCAACTGCCGTGGATCACCGAGCGGCCGTTGGTGGCGGTGGCCAGCCACTGCCATTTCGACCACATTGCCGGGCATCACGAATTCCCCGAACGACTGGTGCATCCGGCCGAAGCCCAGATTCTTGCCGCACCCGATGGCGAGAACACCCTGAGCACGGCGTTTGTCGGTGACGACATGTTCGAGGCGCACCCGGACTGTCCGTTGTGCTACGCCGAATACCGGGTCAAAGCAGCACCGGCCACCGGCATGATTGAAGAAGGAGACGTGCTGGATCTCGGTAATCGCGTGCTGCAAGTGCTGCACACACCGGGGCATTCACCCGGCGGCATCAGCCTGTATGAAGCGGCGACCGAAACGTTGTTCAGCGGCGACATCATCTACGACGGCCCGCTGATCGAAGACGCCTACCACTCCGATCTCGACGACTACGCCCGCAGCCTGCAGCGCTTGCGCGAGTTGCCGATCCGCACGGTTCACGGCGGGCATTTCGGCAGTTTTTCCGGGGAGCATCTGCGCACGATGATTGACGAGTGGCAGCGCTCACATGCCTGA
- a CDS encoding sodium:solute symporter, whose translation MALDLFVVLIYAAAMLILGYYGMRKAKTNEDFLVAGRNLGPSLYMGTMAATVLGGASTVGTVRLGYVHGISGFWLCAALGCGIVALNLFLAKPLLKLKIYTVTQVLEKRYNPMARSASAAIMLAYALMIGVTSILAIGTVLQVLFGLPFWVSVLLGGGVVVIYSAIGGMWSLTLTDIVQFVIKTVGLMFILLPICLYRVGGWDELVLKLPATAFSFTTIGWDTIITYFMIYFFGILIGQDIWQRVFTVRSAKVAQYAGTFAGFYCILYGLACALIGMAAHVLIPDLDNVNNAFAAIVKLSLPDGIRGLVIAAALAAMMSTASAGLLAAATTLTEDLLPKLRGGKQSSLGINRLFTLLTGIVVLGIALVVNDVISALTLAYNLLVGGMLIPLMGAIFWKRATTAGAIASMGMGFATALVFMFKDGLDANTPIYYSLGVGLVSFVLVSLLSPRPAAVASPA comes from the coding sequence ATGGCACTGGATTTATTCGTCGTACTCATCTACGCAGCCGCAATGCTGATACTCGGCTACTACGGGATGCGTAAGGCCAAGACCAACGAAGACTTTTTGGTCGCCGGGCGTAACCTCGGCCCGAGCCTGTACATGGGTACCATGGCCGCCACCGTACTGGGCGGCGCTTCCACCGTCGGCACCGTACGCCTGGGCTACGTCCACGGCATTTCCGGTTTCTGGCTTTGCGCCGCACTGGGTTGCGGGATCGTGGCGCTGAACCTGTTCCTCGCCAAACCGCTGTTGAAACTGAAGATCTACACCGTTACCCAGGTGCTGGAAAAACGCTACAACCCGATGGCCCGCTCCGCGAGCGCGGCGATCATGCTGGCGTATGCGCTGATGATCGGCGTGACTTCGATCCTGGCGATCGGCACGGTTCTGCAAGTGCTGTTCGGCCTGCCGTTCTGGGTCTCGGTATTGCTCGGTGGCGGCGTCGTGGTGATCTACTCGGCGATCGGTGGCATGTGGTCCCTGACCCTGACCGACATCGTCCAGTTCGTGATCAAGACCGTAGGCCTGATGTTCATCCTGTTGCCGATCTGCCTGTATCGCGTCGGCGGCTGGGATGAGTTGGTGCTGAAACTGCCGGCAACCGCCTTCAGCTTCACCACCATCGGTTGGGACACCATCATCACCTACTTCATGATCTACTTCTTCGGCATCCTGATCGGTCAGGACATCTGGCAACGGGTGTTCACCGTCAGGTCTGCCAAAGTCGCCCAGTACGCCGGTACCTTCGCCGGGTTCTACTGCATCCTTTACGGACTGGCCTGCGCCCTGATCGGCATGGCCGCTCACGTGCTGATCCCGGACCTGGACAACGTCAACAACGCCTTCGCCGCCATCGTCAAACTGTCCTTGCCGGACGGTATCCGTGGCCTGGTGATCGCGGCTGCACTGGCGGCCATGATGTCCACCGCCAGCGCCGGCCTGCTCGCCGCTGCCACCACCTTGACCGAAGACCTGCTGCCGAAACTGCGTGGCGGTAAACAGTCGAGCCTGGGCATCAACCGCCTGTTCACCCTGCTGACCGGTATCGTTGTGCTCGGCATCGCGCTGGTGGTCAACGACGTGATCAGCGCCCTGACCCTGGCTTACAACCTGTTGGTCGGTGGCATGTTGATCCCGCTGATGGGTGCGATCTTCTGGAAGCGCGCAACCACCGCCGGCGCTATCGCCAGCATGGGCATGGGCTTCGCTACCGCGCTGGTGTTCATGTTCAAAGACGGTCTGGACGCCAACACCCCGATCTACTACAGCCTCGGCGTCGGCCTGGTGAGCTTCGTGCTGGTCAGCTTGCTGTCCCCGCGCCCGGCAGCCGTGGCCAGCCCCGCCTAA
- a CDS encoding purine-cytosine permease family protein produces the protein MNNNNKDQSLTQIETYGVEQIPDNERTAGPTDLFRMIFGGSNTFATAVLGSFPVLFGLSFQAGVWAIVLGVLLGSLILAPMGLFGPINGTNNAVSSGAHFGVHGRIVGSFLSLLTAIAFFSLSVWSSGDALIGGAKRLIGLPETDLTLGLAYGLFAILVLTVCIYGFRFLLWVNKIAVWSASLLFLLGIFAFAGPFDVNYAGTVSMGQPGFWAAFIGAALVAMSNPISFGAFLGDWSRYIPRETPKGRIMAAVVISQVATFIPFLFGLATATIVAIKAPDYIAANNYVGGLLAVSPSWFFLPVCLIAVIGGMSTGTTSLYGTGLDMSSVFPRVLSRVKATLLIGVMSIAFIFIGRFAANLVQSVSTFAVLIITCTTPWMVIMIIGLVVRRGFYCPDDLQVFTRGEKGGRYWFTHGWNWRGLGAWIPSALVGLCFVNLPGQFVGVLGDLAGGIDISLPVTLGLASLVYLTLLSLFPESREVFGPQDARSKGSNSLGKSAARQVA, from the coding sequence ATGAATAACAACAACAAAGACCAAAGCCTTACGCAAATTGAAACCTACGGGGTGGAACAGATCCCGGACAACGAACGTACCGCAGGCCCGACGGACCTGTTCCGGATGATCTTCGGTGGTTCGAATACCTTTGCCACCGCCGTGCTCGGCAGTTTCCCGGTGCTGTTCGGCCTGTCTTTTCAGGCCGGCGTCTGGGCGATTGTGCTGGGTGTGTTGCTGGGTTCGCTGATCCTCGCGCCGATGGGCCTGTTCGGCCCGATCAATGGCACCAACAACGCCGTGTCTTCCGGTGCGCACTTCGGCGTGCACGGGCGAATCGTCGGTTCGTTTCTGTCGCTGTTGACCGCCATCGCCTTCTTCTCGCTCTCGGTGTGGAGTTCGGGTGATGCGCTGATCGGTGGTGCAAAACGCTTGATCGGCCTGCCGGAAACCGACCTGACCCTGGGCCTGGCCTATGGTCTGTTCGCGATCCTGGTGCTGACCGTCTGCATCTATGGCTTCCGCTTCCTGCTGTGGGTCAACAAGATCGCCGTGTGGAGCGCCAGCTTGCTGTTCCTGCTGGGCATCTTCGCCTTCGCCGGGCCTTTCGATGTGAACTACGCCGGCACCGTGAGCATGGGCCAACCGGGCTTCTGGGCGGCCTTTATCGGCGCTGCGCTGGTGGCGATGAGCAACCCGATTTCCTTCGGTGCGTTCCTCGGCGACTGGTCGCGCTACATCCCTCGTGAGACGCCCAAAGGCCGGATCATGGCGGCGGTGGTGATCTCGCAGGTTGCGACCTTCATCCCGTTCCTGTTCGGCCTGGCCACCGCCACCATCGTGGCGATCAAGGCGCCGGACTACATCGCGGCCAACAACTACGTCGGCGGTCTGCTGGCTGTTTCGCCGAGCTGGTTCTTCCTGCCGGTGTGCCTGATTGCGGTGATCGGCGGCATGTCCACCGGCACCACGTCGCTGTATGGCACCGGGCTGGACATGTCCAGCGTGTTCCCTCGGGTACTGTCGCGGGTCAAGGCGACGTTGCTGATCGGTGTGATGTCGATCGCGTTCATCTTCATCGGTCGCTTCGCGGCGAACCTGGTGCAGAGCGTGTCGACCTTCGCCGTGCTGATCATCACCTGCACCACTCCATGGATGGTGATCATGATCATCGGCCTGGTCGTGCGTCGTGGCTTCTATTGCCCGGATGACCTGCAAGTGTTCACGCGCGGCGAGAAAGGTGGTCGTTACTGGTTCACGCACGGCTGGAACTGGCGTGGCCTGGGTGCCTGGATCCCGAGCGCACTGGTGGGTCTGTGCTTCGTGAACCTGCCGGGGCAGTTCGTGGGCGTGCTGGGCGATCTGGCGGGCGGCATCGACATCAGCCTGCCGGTCACCCTCGGCCTGGCGTCGTTGGTGTACCTGACGTTGCTCAGCCTGTTCCCGGAATCACGGGAAGTGTTCGGCCCGCAGGATGCACGCAGCAAGGGTTCCAATTCGCTCGGTAAATCGGCGGCTCGACAAGTCGCCTGA
- a CDS encoding YybH family protein: MNERDQVLKAAADLVSAFARNDREAYFGAFSADASFVFYTLEQPLLSRDAYQALWDTWRSEDGFEVLSCTSSNAFVSLQGDVAIFIHDVATELRMQGEQHFSQERETIVFKKQASGQEQQGLWLACHEHLSAMPEGLPTP, translated from the coding sequence ATGAACGAACGTGATCAGGTTCTGAAAGCCGCCGCCGACCTGGTGTCGGCGTTTGCCCGCAACGATCGCGAAGCCTACTTCGGCGCCTTCAGCGCCGATGCCAGCTTCGTCTTTTACACCCTCGAACAGCCTTTGCTGTCGCGCGATGCCTATCAGGCGTTGTGGGACACCTGGCGCTCGGAGGATGGCTTCGAGGTGCTCTCGTGCACCTCGAGCAACGCCTTCGTCAGCTTGCAGGGTGATGTAGCGATTTTTATCCATGACGTCGCCACCGAGCTGCGCATGCAGGGGGAACAACACTTCAGCCAGGAGCGCGAGACGATTGTTTTCAAGAAACAAGCGTCTGGCCAAGAACAACAAGGCCTATGGCTGGCCTGCCACGAACATTTGTCCGCGATGCCGGAAGGGCTGCCAACCCCTTAG
- the speB gene encoding agmatinase — protein MDKILHQPLGGNEMPRFGGIATMMRLPHLPTAAGLDAAFVGVPLDIGTSLRPGTRFGPREIRAESVMIRPYNMATGAAPFDSLSVADIGDVAINTFNLLDAVRIIEESYDAILEHNVIPLTLGGDHTITLPILRAIHKKHGKVGLVHIDAHADVNDHMFGEKIAHGTTFRRAAEEGLIDCDRVVQIGLRAQGYTSEDFNWSRKQGFRVVQAEECWHKSLAPLMAEVREKVGGGPVYLSFDIDGIDPAWAPGTGTPEIGGLTTIQAIEIVRGCQGLDLIGCDLVEVSPAYDTTGNTSLLAANLLYEMLCVLPGVTHR, from the coding sequence GTGGACAAGATTCTTCACCAACCACTGGGCGGCAATGAAATGCCGCGCTTCGGCGGCATCGCCACCATGATGCGCCTTCCCCATTTGCCAACCGCTGCCGGTCTGGATGCTGCTTTCGTTGGTGTCCCGCTGGACATCGGCACCTCCCTGCGTCCGGGCACCCGTTTCGGACCTCGCGAAATCCGCGCTGAATCGGTCATGATCCGTCCGTACAACATGGCGACCGGTGCTGCCCCCTTCGACTCGCTGTCGGTGGCCGACATCGGCGACGTGGCAATCAACACGTTCAACCTGCTGGACGCCGTACGGATCATTGAAGAGTCCTACGACGCCATCCTCGAACACAATGTGATCCCCCTGACCCTGGGTGGCGACCACACCATCACCCTGCCGATCCTGCGTGCCATTCACAAGAAGCACGGCAAAGTCGGCCTGGTGCACATCGACGCTCACGCTGATGTGAACGATCACATGTTCGGCGAGAAAATCGCCCACGGCACCACGTTCCGTCGCGCGGCCGAAGAAGGCCTGATCGACTGCGATCGCGTGGTGCAAATCGGTCTGCGCGCTCAGGGCTACACCTCTGAAGACTTCAACTGGAGCCGTAAACAAGGCTTCCGCGTGGTTCAGGCCGAAGAATGCTGGCACAAATCCCTGGCCCCGCTGATGGCTGAAGTTCGCGAGAAGGTCGGCGGCGGTCCGGTGTACCTGAGTTTCGACATCGACGGCATCGATCCAGCGTGGGCGCCCGGCACCGGCACCCCGGAAATCGGTGGCCTGACGACCATTCAGGCGATTGAAATCGTTCGTGGCTGCCAAGGCCTCGACCTGATCGGCTGCGATCTGGTAGAAGTCTCGCCCGCTTACGACACCACCGGCAACACCTCGCTGTTGGCCGCCAACTTGCTGTACGAAATGCTCTGCGTACTGCCTGGCGTGACCCACCGCTGA
- a CDS encoding LysR family transcriptional regulator, whose amino-acid sequence MANALPDLKLLRIFVSVVRHQGFANAQQELNLSTSAISTYMSQLEAALGLVLCHRGRGGFSLTSKGELFHQETLRLLGELEGFEQYAAALKGELRGTLNLGVIDSTVSDKALPFAEAIGAYSQEHPAVHLHLSVMSPYELQLGVQDNRLDLAIGAFSTRMSGLVYMPLYREQHWLYCSSRHPLFTERRIPEQVITQQRMVGRGYWSQAELARHGFKHSAATVESMEAQLILVLSGAYIGYLPEHYAQAWADKGDLRVLLPATFGYQAPFSMIVRRGRSREPLIQTFRDLLKAQLNQA is encoded by the coding sequence ATGGCCAACGCTTTACCCGATCTGAAACTATTACGCATCTTCGTCAGCGTGGTTCGCCATCAGGGGTTTGCCAACGCCCAGCAAGAGCTCAACCTCTCGACTTCGGCCATCAGCACCTACATGAGCCAGCTCGAAGCCGCGCTTGGCCTGGTGCTCTGCCATCGCGGTCGCGGCGGGTTCAGCCTGACCAGCAAGGGCGAGTTGTTCCATCAGGAAACCCTGCGCCTGCTCGGCGAGCTCGAAGGGTTCGAGCAATACGCGGCGGCGCTCAAGGGCGAACTGCGCGGCACCTTGAACCTCGGCGTGATCGACTCCACCGTCAGCGACAAGGCCTTGCCTTTCGCCGAAGCCATCGGCGCCTACAGCCAGGAGCACCCGGCGGTGCACTTGCACCTGTCGGTCATGAGCCCCTACGAATTGCAGCTCGGCGTGCAGGACAACCGCCTCGACCTGGCCATCGGGGCGTTTTCCACGCGCATGAGTGGCCTGGTCTATATGCCGCTTTACCGCGAGCAGCACTGGTTGTATTGCAGCAGCCGGCATCCGCTGTTCACCGAGCGGCGCATCCCAGAACAAGTCATCACCCAGCAGCGCATGGTCGGCCGGGGCTATTGGAGCCAGGCTGAACTGGCACGCCACGGTTTCAAGCACAGCGCCGCGACCGTGGAGAGTATGGAGGCGCAACTGATCCTGGTGCTGTCCGGCGCCTACATCGGTTACCTGCCGGAGCATTACGCCCAGGCGTGGGCCGACAAGGGCGATTTGCGCGTGTTGCTGCCGGCGACCTTTGGTTATCAGGCGCCGTTCTCGATGATCGTGCGCCGTGGCCGCAGCCGCGAACCGTTGATCCAGACTTTCCGCGATCTGCTTAAAGCACAACTGAATCAGGCTTGA
- a CDS encoding tRNA-uridine aminocarboxypropyltransferase, with translation MSRAQCPRCLRPQSHCLCPLIPSLDSRTRVLLLQHPSEVNHALNTARLAALGLKNAELVVGEVFEDLPALLNQSGYQARLLFPADDAQPLQAYTASEEPLLLVVPDGTWRKARKILHLNPLLVALPRVTLADGGVSRYRLRKAPGPGALSTVEAIVQALQTLEAPTTFEPLLKPFEALIEGQIAAMGEETFQRNHGPK, from the coding sequence ATGTCCAGAGCCCAATGTCCGCGCTGCCTGCGCCCACAATCCCATTGCCTGTGCCCACTGATCCCCAGCCTCGACAGCCGCACGCGGGTGCTGTTGTTGCAGCATCCGAGCGAGGTGAACCATGCGCTGAACACCGCGCGATTGGCGGCGCTGGGCTTGAAGAATGCCGAGTTGGTGGTGGGCGAGGTATTCGAGGATCTGCCGGCGTTGTTGAATCAGTCGGGTTATCAGGCGCGTTTGTTGTTTCCGGCTGACGATGCGCAACCGTTGCAGGCGTACACCGCGAGCGAGGAGCCGCTGTTGCTGGTGGTCCCGGACGGCACCTGGCGCAAGGCGCGCAAGATATTGCACCTCAACCCGTTGCTGGTGGCGTTGCCGAGGGTGACGCTGGCGGACGGCGGCGTGTCGCGATATCGGCTGCGCAAGGCGCCGGGGCCGGGGGCGTTGTCGACGGTGGAGGCGATAGTCCAGGCGTTGCAGACGCTGGAGGCGCCGACGACGTTCGAGCCGTTGTTAAAACCGTTCGAGGCGTTGATCGAGGGGCAGATTGCGGCGATGGGGGAGGAGACCTTCCAGCGTAACCATGGGCCGAAATAG